A region of Pseudomonas sp. Marseille-Q3773 DNA encodes the following proteins:
- a CDS encoding fimbria/pilus outer membrane usher protein, translating to MRQPVRFNPRCHSIAGVLAGLLTAPASAVEFDAGLLRQGTSTDLRRYQQDTTVPEGRYSLDVMLNQQWLGRHRVLLRAQGQSDQATPCYSETLLQALGVDLHRLGRESAQLLAQEGACAGLASLVAQSRETLDLANLRLDLSIPQQALQRLPGGYLPAENWDSGVTAGFFDYRLNLYEQQDLEQGDATRQAYLGVRSGFNFGGWYWRHEGSWQASSGIPSRYQATATSLQRDIPAWAAQLTIGDSYSRSDVFESSALRGVLLGSDQRMLPEQQRGFAPVVRGVANSVALVSIRQRGVLIHESTVAPGPFEIDDLHANDLQDDLEVTLREADGSVRTFIQPYAAAPLALRPGARRFELASGVWREAYGRSGPGFVQGSWQQGLDNYLSVHGGTWLAEDYLASAMGVAMNTGLGALGLTGYHASAEPARNRQVRGQAWRLSWRQRLSTTGTDLSATLTRSEGPGYFSFNDYARAVAGARIDPLRWQAGLGVDQPVGERGGRFALRASLRQRWAGGGRSESYSLGYNNHIGTLSYGISLSREQAVTGHAVDAMMFNASMPLGERRRSSLSTALHSDSRGQGSASVRWQGVSGEHGQWGHGLALVRQEGERADSGFDATLQHRGASGDIQGAVSSRRGYRQATLGAQGAVVAHAGGLITAPPLGESFAILHAPGADAARLRQHPQVSLDRRGYAVMPTLVPYQVNTIELDPKGMSRDTELQLTAQAVVPRAGAASLLRYPTRSGRQFTLRARFEDGSALPFGALVFAGQASDQAGELGMVGQGSRLHVRTARDAGTLLVKWGDAPDEQCSLAYQLDDSPLQRVHTCRRDGA from the coding sequence ATGCGTCAGCCAGTGCGATTCAACCCTCGCTGCCATTCAATCGCGGGTGTGTTGGCGGGTTTGCTCACGGCCCCCGCTAGCGCTGTCGAGTTCGATGCCGGGCTGCTCCGCCAGGGAACCTCGACCGACCTGCGCCGCTACCAGCAAGACACGACAGTGCCTGAGGGCAGGTACTCTCTCGACGTGATGCTGAATCAGCAGTGGCTGGGGCGTCATCGGGTGCTGCTGCGGGCGCAGGGGCAAAGTGACCAGGCGACACCTTGCTACAGCGAGACCTTGCTGCAGGCGCTGGGTGTGGACCTGCACCGACTTGGCCGCGAGAGCGCCCAGCTGCTTGCCCAGGAGGGCGCCTGCGCAGGGCTCGCTAGCCTCGTTGCGCAAAGCCGCGAAACGCTGGATTTGGCCAACCTGAGGCTCGACCTGAGCATCCCGCAGCAAGCCTTGCAGCGCTTGCCCGGCGGGTACCTGCCGGCGGAAAACTGGGACAGCGGCGTCACTGCCGGCTTCTTCGATTACCGCCTGAACCTGTATGAGCAGCAGGACCTGGAGCAGGGCGATGCTACCCGCCAGGCCTATCTTGGGGTGCGCTCCGGCTTCAATTTCGGTGGCTGGTACTGGCGGCACGAAGGCAGTTGGCAGGCGTCCTCCGGCATTCCTTCGCGTTATCAGGCCACTGCGACCTCGTTGCAGCGGGATATTCCCGCCTGGGCTGCGCAGTTAACCATCGGCGATAGCTATAGCCGCTCGGACGTATTCGAGAGCAGCGCCCTGCGCGGCGTACTGCTGGGCAGCGACCAGCGCATGTTGCCGGAGCAGCAACGCGGCTTTGCCCCCGTGGTGAGAGGTGTCGCCAACAGCGTCGCGCTGGTCAGCATTCGCCAGCGCGGTGTGCTGATCCATGAATCCACCGTCGCGCCGGGCCCGTTCGAGATCGACGACCTGCATGCCAACGACTTGCAGGACGACCTCGAGGTGACACTGCGCGAGGCCGATGGCAGCGTACGCACCTTCATCCAGCCCTACGCTGCCGCGCCGCTGGCACTGCGCCCTGGCGCAAGACGTTTCGAACTGGCCAGTGGCGTTTGGCGTGAAGCGTACGGGCGCTCGGGCCCGGGCTTTGTGCAAGGCAGTTGGCAGCAAGGCCTGGACAATTACTTGAGCGTACATGGCGGTACCTGGTTGGCCGAGGACTATCTGGCCAGTGCCATGGGTGTGGCAATGAACACCGGGCTGGGTGCCCTGGGCCTGACCGGGTATCACGCCAGCGCCGAGCCTGCGCGCAACCGGCAAGTGCGTGGCCAGGCCTGGCGCTTGAGCTGGCGCCAGCGCTTGAGCACGACTGGTACCGACCTGAGCGCGACGTTGACCCGCAGCGAGGGGCCTGGCTACTTCAGCTTCAACGACTATGCCCGCGCCGTGGCTGGTGCGCGCATCGACCCGCTGCGTTGGCAGGCGGGCCTGGGTGTGGATCAGCCAGTGGGCGAGCGGGGCGGTCGCTTCGCTTTGCGCGCCAGCCTGCGACAGCGTTGGGCCGGCGGTGGCCGTAGCGAGAGTTACAGCCTCGGCTACAACAACCACATCGGGACGCTCAGCTATGGCATCAGCCTGAGCCGCGAGCAGGCTGTGACCGGCCATGCTGTCGACGCCATGATGTTCAATGCCAGCATGCCGCTTGGCGAGCGCCGTCGCTCCTCGCTCAGTACGGCGCTGCACAGCGACTCTCGCGGCCAGGGCAGCGCCAGCGTTCGTTGGCAAGGCGTGTCCGGTGAGCATGGCCAATGGGGCCATGGGCTGGCGCTGGTGCGCCAGGAAGGCGAGCGGGCCGACAGTGGCTTCGACGCCACCCTGCAGCACCGTGGGGCGAGTGGCGATATCCAGGGCGCGGTGTCGAGCCGGCGTGGCTATCGCCAGGCAACGCTGGGGGCGCAAGGCGCCGTGGTCGCCCATGCCGGTGGCCTGATCACCGCACCGCCGCTGGGCGAGAGCTTTGCCATCCTGCATGCGCCCGGCGCCGATGCTGCGCGCCTGCGCCAGCACCCGCAGGTCAGCCTCGACCGGCGCGGTTACGCGGTCATGCCGACGCTGGTGCCTTACCAGGTCAATACGATCGAACTCGACCCCAAGGGCATGTCCCGCGATACCGAGTTGCAACTGACCGCCCAAGCGGTGGTACCACGCGCCGGTGCTGCCTCGTTGCTACGTTACCCGACGCGCAGCGGTCGCCAGTTCACCCTGCGGGCGCGTTTCGAAGATGGCAGCGCGCTGCCGTTCGGCGCGCTGGTGTTTGCCGGGCAGGCCAGTGACCAGGCCGGTGAGTTGGGCATGGTCGGGCAGGGAAGCCGGCTGCATGTGCGTACCGCCAGGGATGCCGGCACGCTGCTGGTCAAGTGGGGTGACGCGCCTGATGAGCAATGTTCACTGGCGTATCAGCTGGACGACAGCCCGCTGCAGCGGGTGCACACCTGCAGGCGCGATGGGGCTTAG
- a CDS encoding fimbrial protein, producing the protein MLFLCAQAAQADYGQISLDGLVEAPTCQINGGNGNLPVSLPAVNAALLASPGQTAGNTPFQLNLSNCSPGVTQVSTYFEPGPTISPEGRLIVDAGGSENVQVELLNDKQAAMNLAAPKGSQNSQVVPIVGGNATLRYTARYYSTGGTTPGLVATRVQYSLDYP; encoded by the coding sequence ATGCTGTTCTTGTGTGCGCAGGCAGCACAGGCCGATTATGGCCAGATCAGCCTGGACGGCCTGGTAGAGGCGCCAACCTGTCAGATCAATGGTGGTAACGGCAACCTGCCGGTGTCGTTGCCAGCGGTGAACGCGGCACTGCTTGCCAGCCCCGGCCAAACCGCCGGAAACACGCCCTTTCAGCTGAACCTCAGCAATTGCTCCCCAGGTGTTACCCAGGTGTCGACCTATTTCGAACCTGGCCCGACCATCAGCCCGGAAGGGCGCCTCATCGTCGATGCCGGCGGTAGCGAGAACGTCCAGGTGGAGCTGCTCAACGACAAGCAGGCAGCGATGAACCTGGCGGCGCCAAAGGGCTCGCAGAATTCGCAGGTGGTACCGATCGTCGGCGGCAATGCGACATTGCGTTACACCGCACGCTACTACTCAACCGGTGGCACCACGCCAGGCCTGGTGGCAACCCGCGTGCAGTACTCGTTGGACTACCCATGA
- the gorA gene encoding glutathione-disulfide reductase: MAYDFDLFVIGAGSGGVRAARFAAGFGAKVAVAESRYLGGTCVNVGCVPKKLLVYGAHVADELEQAAGFGWTLEEGHFDWGTLIANKNREIERLNGIYRNLLLNSGVTLLQGHARLTGANEVEVEGQRYTAEHILIATGGWPQVPDIPGKELAITSNEAFYLKDLPRRVLVVGGGYIAVEFAGIFHGLGANTTLLYRGDLFLRGFDGSVRTHLKEELEKRGLDLQFNADIQRIDKLDDGSLKATLNDGRELLTDCVFYATGRRPMLDNLGLENTGVELDARGFIHVDDQYQTTAPSILAIGDVIGRVQLTPVALAEGMAVARRLFKPEQYRPVDYRNIPTAVFSQPPIGTVGLSEEQALEAGHKVQIFESRFRAMKLTLTDIQEKTLMKLVVDAETDKVLGCHMVGPDAGEIIQGLGIALKAGATKQQFDETIGVHPTAAEEFVTLRTITR, encoded by the coding sequence GAAGGTGGCGGTGGCCGAAAGCCGCTACCTGGGCGGTACCTGCGTCAACGTCGGCTGCGTGCCGAAAAAGCTGCTGGTGTACGGCGCCCACGTTGCCGACGAGCTGGAGCAGGCGGCAGGTTTCGGCTGGACCCTTGAAGAAGGGCACTTCGACTGGGGTACCCTGATTGCCAACAAGAACCGCGAAATCGAGCGCCTCAATGGCATCTACCGCAACCTGCTGCTCAACAGTGGGGTGACCCTCCTGCAGGGCCATGCGCGGCTGACCGGTGCCAATGAAGTGGAAGTGGAAGGCCAGCGCTACACTGCCGAGCACATTCTCATTGCTACCGGTGGCTGGCCACAGGTGCCGGACATTCCAGGCAAGGAACTGGCCATCACCTCCAACGAAGCCTTCTACCTCAAGGACCTGCCGCGCCGGGTGCTGGTGGTCGGTGGTGGTTATATCGCGGTGGAGTTCGCCGGTATCTTCCATGGGTTGGGCGCCAACACCACCCTGCTGTATCGCGGTGACCTGTTCCTGCGCGGCTTTGACGGCTCGGTGCGCACCCACCTCAAGGAAGAGCTGGAAAAGCGCGGCCTGGACTTGCAGTTCAACGCCGACATCCAGCGCATCGACAAGCTCGACGACGGCAGCCTCAAGGCCACCCTCAACGACGGCCGCGAGCTGCTCACTGATTGTGTGTTCTACGCCACCGGCCGCCGCCCGATGCTCGACAACCTGGGCCTGGAAAACACCGGTGTGGAACTGGACGCGCGCGGCTTCATCCATGTCGACGATCAATACCAGACAACCGCGCCGTCGATCCTGGCCATTGGTGACGTGATTGGTCGTGTGCAACTCACCCCGGTCGCGCTGGCCGAAGGCATGGCCGTGGCGCGGCGCCTGTTCAAGCCCGAGCAGTACCGCCCGGTGGACTACCGTAACATCCCGACTGCGGTGTTCAGCCAGCCGCCGATCGGCACCGTGGGCCTGAGCGAAGAGCAGGCTCTGGAAGCCGGGCACAAGGTGCAGATCTTCGAAAGCCGCTTCCGCGCCATGAAGCTGACCCTCACCGATATCCAGGAGAAGACCTTGATGAAGCTGGTGGTGGATGCCGAGACCGACAAGGTGCTGGGCTGCCACATGGTCGGCCCGGACGCCGGCGAGATCATCCAGGGGCTGGGCATTGCCCTCAAGGCCGGCGCCACCAAACAGCAGTTCGACGAGACCATCGGCGTACACCCGACTGCCGCCGAAGAGTTCGTTACCCTGCGCACCATCACCCGCTGA
- a CDS encoding fimbria/pilus periplasmic chaperone, with amino-acid sequence MRFLSNAVRCGLLLAVCLASPPLTANVIIASTRVVFPADQAEVTIKLSNVGSTPSLVQAWVDDGRPQAQVQELQVPFDVMPAMFRLDAGKGQSLRLFHGGDAMPADRESLYWLNVLEVPPKGAGNALQVALRSRIKLLYRPTGLPGKAVDAHRRITWQLLREGPHWVLTASNPSTYVVNLARVTVEQASQAPLQLGPNHVLPFASTRFSVEPLAGQSTVRLHYAFIDDYGAVRDAPQAVTVQLAD; translated from the coding sequence ATGCGTTTCCTATCCAACGCCGTGCGGTGCGGCTTGTTGCTGGCCGTCTGCCTGGCATCGCCGCCGCTTACCGCCAATGTGATCATCGCCAGCACGCGGGTTGTGTTTCCTGCCGATCAGGCCGAAGTCACGATCAAACTGAGCAACGTCGGCAGCACGCCCTCGCTGGTTCAGGCCTGGGTCGACGATGGCCGGCCCCAGGCCCAGGTCCAGGAGCTGCAGGTGCCGTTCGATGTGATGCCCGCCATGTTTCGCCTCGATGCAGGCAAAGGCCAGAGCCTGAGGCTGTTTCATGGCGGCGATGCAATGCCCGCCGACCGCGAAAGCCTGTATTGGCTGAATGTGCTTGAAGTGCCCCCCAAGGGTGCGGGGAACGCCCTGCAGGTGGCGCTACGTTCGCGCATCAAGTTGCTCTATCGGCCGACAGGGCTGCCGGGGAAAGCCGTGGATGCCCACCGCCGGATCACCTGGCAGTTGCTGCGTGAAGGCCCGCACTGGGTGCTGACGGCCAGCAATCCCAGCACTTATGTGGTCAACCTGGCCAGGGTGACCGTGGAGCAGGCCAGCCAGGCCCCACTGCAACTGGGCCCCAACCACGTGCTGCCGTTCGCCAGTACCCGCTTCAGCGTCGAGCCCCTGGCTGGCCAGTCAACCGTGCGGCTGCACTATGCCTTCATCGATGACTACGGGGCGGTGCGTGACGCGCCGCAAGCGGTGACCGTGCAGCTGGCAGACTGA